A genomic segment from Fusarium keratoplasticum isolate Fu6.1 chromosome 10, whole genome shotgun sequence encodes:
- a CDS encoding CFEM domain-containing protein, with protein MKFSLAVLALIASVQAQSLSDVPSCALPCLDDAIESETDCKTTDLVCVCKDFDKVRSKATSCVIDKCGADVAINKVLPATEGLCKNPGSGGSESGAESSKAETTAAEATTAAETSAAPETTSEAAATTSAAAETTSEAEEESTTVPPVVSTTSAPETTSAAPVSTPSASTVEVNGAAGLKGVGAIAMVALAAIAL; from the exons ATGAAGTTCTCTCTCGCtgtcctcgccctcatcgcctcCGTCCAGGCTCAGTCTCTCAGTGACGTCCCCTCCTGCGCCCTTCCCTGcctcgacgatgccatcGAGAGCGAGACGGACTGCAAGACCACCGACCTCGTCTGCGTCTGCAAGGACTTTGACAAGGTCCGCAGCAAGGCTACCTCTTGCGTGATTGACAAGTGTGGTGCCGACGTTGCCATCA ACAAGGTCCTCCCTGCTACCGAGGGTCTCTGCAAGAACCCCGGCAGCGGCGGCTCCGAGTCCGGTGCCGAGTCCTCCAAGGCAGAGACCACTGCCGCTGAGGCCACCACCGCCGCTGAGACCTCCGCCGCTCCCGAGACCACGAGCGAGGCTGCCGCCACCACctctgccgccgccgagaccacctccgaggccgaggaggagagcacCACCGTCCCTCCCGTCGTCTCCACTACCTCTGCCCCCGAGACCACCTCCGCGGCTCCCGTCTCTACCCCCAGCGCCTCCACCGTCGAGGTCAACGGCGCTGCTGGCCTCAAGGGTGTTggtgccatcgccatggttGCCCTTGCTGCCATTGCTCTGTAA